The genomic stretch AATTGGTTACTGTTGCCATGCGCGATTTTCGCCTTAAAGAAGCTGTTGACTCAGTTGAATCACTTTACGATTTCATCTTAATAGATTGCCCTCCCAGCTTAGGCTTGTTAAGTTACCTCTCGCTTGTAGCCGCCACTCATGTTCTTGTCCCTCTGGAAACCCATTTCAAAGCCTTTGAGGGTACAGGCGAACTCTTAAAAACGGTGGACACAGTTCGCAAGAAAGCTAACCGCAAACTGCAAATAGCTGGGTTTGTGCCGACAAAATACGATGTCCGTAACTCTCAAGACACTCGCACTTTAGCAGCCATCACCGAACAATTAGCCCCAGCCGGAACAGTCTTCGCCCCGATTCCTCGCTCCACTGCTTTTGTTGATGCTTCAGAAGAACGAATGCCCCTTGCGGTTTACGATCACAAACACCCATCTGTCAAAATATTGAAAAAAATAGCCGTTAGTTTAGCAGACTTAAAATGAGACGCACTAAAGCAAGCCAACCCCTCAAAAGTAAAATTGATGTACCTTGGGACACCACAGGCGTATCGAGTGCTGGTTCTGCTCAATCCATGCCATTAGACCAGATTGTTCTGCCAGCGACACAACCGCGCCGTTATTTCGACCCAGAAGCATTAAAGCAGTTAACCGAATCCATTAGACAGCATGGCATCCTGCAACCGCTTTTAGTACGCCCCGTTGATGATGGAAAACACGAAGTAGTTGCGGGAGAGCGTCGCTATCGGGCAGCCCAGGAACTTGTGTTAAAAGAAGTTCCTGTTGTCATCAAAGAATTAGACGACAACGCCGCTTTTCAACTGGCACTGATAGAAAACTTGCTGCGAGAAGACCTTAACCCAGTTGAAGAAACCGAAGGCATACTGCAACTGCTGGCTCTCAAACTAGGTCGAAGCGTTGAGGACATCCCGCCATTACTACGTCGCCTGCAACATGAACGTAAAGAAGCAGCCAATTCTTCCAATAACGTTATTGGAAAAGAGGAAATGGAGGAGCAGCAAGGGTCAAGCGCAGAAAATCCCGACCTCAAAATT from Nostoc sp. UHCC 0302 encodes the following:
- a CDS encoding ParA family protein, whose amino-acid sequence is MSRIIAVFNQAGGVAKTTLTQNLGYQIAQLGHRVLLIDIDPQASLTIFMGLVPRDIEQTVNNAIVDELPLPIHEGIHGMDLAPANISLSTAEMQLVTVAMRDFRLKEAVDSVESLYDFILIDCPPSLGLLSYLSLVAATHVLVPLETHFKAFEGTGELLKTVDTVRKKANRKLQIAGFVPTKYDVRNSQDTRTLAAITEQLAPAGTVFAPIPRSTAFVDASEERMPLAVYDHKHPSVKILKKIAVSLADLK
- a CDS encoding ParB/RepB/Spo0J family partition protein → MRRTKASQPLKSKIDVPWDTTGVSSAGSAQSMPLDQIVLPATQPRRYFDPEALKQLTESIRQHGILQPLLVRPVDDGKHEVVAGERRYRAAQELVLKEVPVVIKELDDNAAFQLALIENLLREDLNPVEETEGILQLLALKLGRSVEDIPPLLRRLQHERKEAANSSNNVIGKEEMEEQQGSSAENPDLKIVESVFDSLGLMTWESFANNRLPLLNLPVDILDALRDGSIEYTKAKAIAQIPQLNERVEFLEQAIANNWSLSEIRQRISEKKAAASTENTESNNYKERFTAATTKLRKSRIWSDPKKRKQIEKLLIQLETLTNVE